Proteins co-encoded in one Halodesulfovibrio marinisediminis DSM 17456 genomic window:
- a CDS encoding ComF family protein: MSFRSLYEEQNNLPEKTEYTKRLHHQWSLSPQLCPDCLRQLAPRTQGYCPDCGMLYAKAVGQPSRCSACMVSSPPWTYLTFYGAYEGILRELLLKHKFHGRLDAGLTLARLLAAIYSPHEVTPAAVVPIPLHNSRLLQRGHNQSMLSAKLIAQKIEVPLLPELLRRNRETTPQATLSKKERNQNLSGAFTATIPPELKNAHILLIDDIATTGSTLRQATKTLLQGGAGSVEVAFMARTPEPENVK, from the coding sequence GTGTCGTTTCGTTCTTTGTACGAGGAACAAAATAACCTGCCTGAAAAAACTGAATACACCAAAAGGCTCCATCATCAATGGAGCCTTTCACCTCAACTCTGCCCAGATTGCCTGCGGCAACTGGCACCACGCACACAAGGCTATTGTCCCGACTGCGGTATGCTATACGCCAAAGCTGTCGGACAACCTTCGCGCTGTTCAGCCTGCATGGTTAGCTCCCCACCGTGGACATACCTCACATTTTATGGTGCCTACGAAGGCATCCTGCGTGAACTGCTCCTTAAACATAAATTCCATGGCAGACTGGATGCAGGACTCACGCTCGCCCGCCTGCTTGCAGCCATCTACTCTCCTCACGAAGTCACTCCCGCCGCTGTCGTACCTATACCGTTGCACAATTCCCGCCTTCTGCAACGCGGACATAACCAAAGTATGCTCTCCGCCAAGCTAATTGCACAAAAAATCGAAGTTCCGCTTCTGCCTGAGCTACTCCGCAGAAACCGTGAAACAACGCCTCAAGCAACCTTGAGCAAAAAGGAGCGCAACCAGAACCTTTCTGGAGCATTTACTGCGACTATTCCTCCAGAGCTTAAGAATGCCCATATCCTGCTTATTGATGATATTGCTACCACAGGATCCACCTTACGACAGGCGACTAAAACACTACTGCAAGGCGGCGCTGGTTCCGTTGAAGTTGCGTTTATGGCACGCACCCCTGAACCTGAAAATGTCAAATAG
- a CDS encoding nitroreductase family protein codes for MSNPVLAAIQERRSIRKFTDREITKEEITAMLEAGRWAPSGKNNQPFRFIAIRRNDPRIDGLADCTIYSHIVNNAALMIGIFLDKDCLYHELKDHQSAGGCVQNIMLAAHSLGLGSVWLGQMMNNAEQVLDVLSLDSDKYEFITFIAIGEPAQEGTSSRKPLEDIMLEPF; via the coding sequence ATGTCCAATCCTGTTCTTGCTGCTATCCAAGAGCGTCGCAGCATTCGAAAATTCACTGATCGCGAAATAACCAAAGAAGAAATTACCGCCATGCTGGAAGCAGGACGCTGGGCACCGAGCGGAAAAAATAATCAGCCATTCCGTTTTATTGCCATCCGTCGCAATGACCCGCGAATAGACGGATTAGCAGATTGCACGATTTACTCACATATCGTAAACAATGCAGCTCTGATGATTGGTATCTTTCTCGATAAAGACTGCCTGTACCATGAATTGAAAGATCATCAGTCCGCTGGCGGTTGTGTCCAGAACATCATGCTCGCAGCACATTCACTCGGTCTCGGCTCTGTATGGCTGGGACAAATGATGAATAATGCTGAACAGGTTCTTGATGTTCTATCCTTAGATTCTGATAAATATGAATTCATCACGTTTATTGCCATCGGCGAACCTGCACAGGAAGGCACATCCTCACGCAAGCCGCTGGAAGATATTATGCTGGAGCCGTTTTAA
- a CDS encoding flavodoxin family protein, with the protein MKTQQLTNALQILACSARKNGNTDSAAKLFAQGYEAAGGKTQTRYMRDYTIRHCTACEACAVPGTTKCVQEGKDDSTELYSMLLEAPALFISSPIYFYHLPSIFKTFIDRCQCFWFREFNRDPFVLSLPPRKAYICLVAARPVGEQLFQGSLLTLKYFLSPFNIKLAEPLLIYGKDGPDELANDPETRVQIVEYAKAAHNDTVPLYSTRK; encoded by the coding sequence ATGAAGACACAACAACTTACCAATGCTCTCCAGATATTAGCATGCAGCGCCCGTAAAAATGGCAACACTGACAGCGCAGCCAAACTCTTTGCCCAAGGATATGAAGCTGCGGGCGGAAAAACTCAAACTCGCTATATGCGCGACTATACAATCCGCCACTGCACCGCTTGTGAAGCATGTGCTGTTCCCGGCACCACAAAATGTGTACAGGAAGGAAAAGATGACAGCACAGAGCTCTACTCTATGTTGTTAGAAGCACCAGCTCTGTTTATCAGTTCGCCAATCTACTTCTACCATCTACCATCCATCTTCAAAACATTCATAGATCGCTGTCAGTGTTTCTGGTTCCGCGAGTTTAACCGCGACCCATTTGTTCTCTCTCTTCCACCTAGGAAGGCCTACATCTGTCTTGTTGCAGCCCGCCCAGTCGGTGAACAACTTTTTCAGGGCTCATTACTGACACTCAAATATTTCCTGTCTCCGTTCAATATTAAGCTTGCTGAACCACTGCTTATTTACGGTAAAGACGGTCCAGATGAACTCGCCAATGACCCAGAAACCAGAGTGCAAATCGTTGAATATGCAAAAGCTGCGCACAACGATACAGTGCCTCTTTATTCAACCCGAAAATAA
- a CDS encoding MBL fold metallo-hydrolase → MQVKTFPLGPLETNCYVLSNEGKAIAVDPGGEPTAVIDFLKEEGLTLTHILITHFHFDHLYGIKALHEATGATVISGSDDVFLLDTEVGQGGMWGFPKVDPFTFTSIEEGDHAFMDLECKVFATPGHSPGSLSFFFPAAQVVFVGDLLFFRAIGRTDLPGGDFDVLKKSVTEKIFALPPETVVYSGHGPSSSVKDEQINNPYFSDFQR, encoded by the coding sequence ATGCAAGTAAAAACATTTCCTTTAGGTCCACTTGAAACAAATTGCTACGTTCTATCCAACGAGGGAAAAGCTATTGCAGTTGACCCGGGCGGTGAACCGACTGCTGTTATCGATTTTCTCAAAGAAGAAGGTCTCACTCTTACTCATATTCTCATTACCCACTTCCACTTTGATCACTTATACGGAATCAAAGCATTGCACGAAGCAACTGGTGCAACAGTTATCAGTGGAAGTGACGACGTATTCCTTCTTGATACTGAAGTTGGTCAGGGCGGTATGTGGGGCTTCCCAAAAGTTGATCCATTCACCTTTACTTCTATCGAAGAAGGCGACCACGCTTTCATGGACTTAGAGTGTAAAGTATTTGCCACTCCAGGGCACTCCCCAGGTAGCCTTTCCTTCTTCTTCCCTGCTGCACAGGTAGTTTTTGTAGGCGACCTGTTATTCTTCCGCGCTATTGGCCGTACCGACCTACCGGGCGGTGATTTTGATGTTCTAAAAAAATCTGTAACAGAAAAAATCTTCGCACTCCCACCGGAAACCGTAGTATATTCAGGTCACGGACCAAGTTCTTCCGTAAAAGACGAACAAATCAACAACCCGTATTTTTCTGATTTCCAGCGTTAA